A window of Methanolobus sediminis contains these coding sequences:
- a CDS encoding ABC transporter permease, whose product MRKRTYLKLATNILVHSKIRSWLTIIGIVIGVGSVVTIMALSDSMEADMEERLADLDLTLITVTPGYTQAMSGFRGGGGGFGGSTSSSDAELTDKDIMAIKLVENIDYIYGQISGSNLDVYFMGETAGLSVTGVDPQVWQYTVTYKVESGRLLETTDNNVVVIGYRIAHEMYDQEIGLNRILAIEGRSYRVVGILAEGESDSAIIMPIDSAVDIIDDAEPDVFDSIVVKADSVDNVETVVNDIEEKLMISRHVMNDDDRDFSVSDSLSMAESFSDMMASFTIFLGAIAGVSLVVGSVGIANTMFTSVLERTKEIGTMKAIGAKNSDIMMIFLFNSALVGFVGGVLGIILSLVLTSFFPYLGLPMTRSSTGMTVAPDLMALGIGIAMFIGVISGLIPAYNASKMKPVDALRYE is encoded by the coding sequence ATGCGTAAAAGAACCTACCTTAAACTTGCTACAAATATCCTGGTCCATAGTAAGATCAGAAGCTGGCTAACCATCATAGGCATCGTTATTGGTGTCGGATCGGTAGTTACCATTATGGCACTTAGCGATAGCATGGAAGCCGACATGGAAGAGAGATTAGCTGATCTTGACCTTACACTTATCACAGTCACCCCAGGTTACACACAGGCAATGTCAGGTTTTAGAGGTGGAGGAGGCGGCTTTGGCGGTAGTACCTCATCCTCGGATGCAGAATTGACTGATAAGGATATAATGGCAATAAAGCTCGTAGAGAATATTGATTATATCTATGGTCAGATATCAGGAAGTAATCTGGATGTCTACTTCATGGGCGAGACTGCAGGACTTTCTGTGACAGGAGTAGACCCACAGGTCTGGCAGTATACTGTAACTTATAAGGTTGAATCCGGCAGATTGCTTGAAACCACTGACAATAATGTTGTGGTTATTGGTTACAGAATAGCTCATGAGATGTATGATCAGGAAATCGGCCTTAACCGCATACTTGCCATTGAAGGCAGATCCTACAGGGTAGTGGGTATACTGGCAGAAGGTGAAAGTGACAGTGCTATCATCATGCCCATTGATTCAGCAGTAGATATAATCGATGATGCTGAGCCAGATGTATTTGACAGTATTGTTGTAAAAGCAGATAGTGTGGATAATGTTGAAACGGTTGTTAATGACATTGAAGAGAAGCTCATGATATCAAGGCATGTCATGAATGACGACGACCGTGATTTCAGTGTTTCAGATTCATTATCAATGGCAGAATCTTTCAGTGACATGATGGCATCATTTACAATATTCCTGGGAGCAATAGCAGGTGTTTCACTTGTTGTGGGTTCTGTAGGTATCGCAAATACGATGTTCACATCCGTACTGGAAAGGACAAAGGAAATAGGCACAATGAAAGCTATTGGAGCAAAAAATAGCGATATCATGATGATATTCCTTTTCAACTCCGCTCTTGTGGGTTTTGTAGGAGGAGTGCTCGGAATAATACTTAGCCTGGTTTTGACATCATTTTTCCCTTACCTTGGGCTTCCAATGACTCGTTCATCCACAGGAATGACGGTTGCTCCGGACCTGATGGCTCTGGGGATCGGTATTGCAATGTTCATTGGAGTGATATCAGGTCTTATACCTGCATACAATGCATCAAAAATGAAACCAGTGGATGCACTGAGATACGAGTGA
- a CDS encoding winged helix-turn-helix domain-containing protein, whose protein sequence is MSEVEMALENVSLLQGEITALRSELNRFRSEVTMNRTNSMFSEFRNQCAASLINGSLDSALSLSGEDGKSCSMWTQCKPAFVEFFDELADYARNGQLSEKKVGDIRRNFDKMKEEATKLDQCTHCFKHVELYFNQQIEMLEKMGFYQKEGSKPLEIQNLHEKQIANMVGDALSSAVRVQVLKALYDDGKSFTELSKITKLRAGNLLFHLDKLQDKGLIRQREERGEYQITFTGYHLLNSMLELVKTLGMNEA, encoded by the coding sequence ATGAGCGAAGTAGAAATGGCATTAGAAAATGTGTCTTTATTGCAAGGGGAAATAACTGCTCTTCGTTCGGAACTGAATCGTTTCAGAAGTGAAGTAACAATGAATAGAACAAATTCAATGTTCAGTGAGTTCAGGAACCAGTGTGCTGCTTCACTAATAAATGGGTCTTTAGATAGTGCTTTAAGTCTCAGTGGCGAAGACGGAAAAAGCTGTTCTATGTGGACACAATGCAAGCCTGCTTTTGTTGAGTTTTTTGATGAGCTGGCAGACTATGCCAGAAACGGTCAGCTATCCGAGAAAAAGGTAGGCGATATAAGACGAAATTTCGATAAAATGAAGGAAGAAGCAACCAAACTGGATCAATGTACACATTGCTTCAAGCACGTAGAACTGTATTTTAACCAGCAGATCGAGATGCTGGAAAAGATGGGCTTTTATCAAAAAGAGGGCAGTAAACCATTAGAAATTCAAAACCTTCATGAAAAACAGATTGCAAACATGGTAGGAGATGCATTAAGTAGTGCTGTAAGAGTGCAGGTTTTAAAGGCCTTGTATGATGATGGAAAATCATTTACTGAACTTTCAAAAATCACAAAACTCCGTGCAGGTAATCTTCTTTTCCATCTGGATAAATTACAGGATAAAGGATTGATACGCCAACGTGAAGAACGGGGCGAATATCAGATCACATTTACAGGTTATCATCTTCTTAATTCCATGCTGGAACTTGTAAAAACACTAGGAATGAATGAGGCATAA
- a CDS encoding TetR/AcrR family transcriptional regulator, whose protein sequence is MKKQVEDKKAALLQAALKLFSERGFHGTSTAQISKEAGVATGTLFNYFPTKEDLINGLYFEIKGELSRKMAKDVQDQNTLHDKFKKIWYNLIEWGLNNQEHFHFVNQFCSSPYITNYTREVVMDEYLFYHDLVKEAVTSGELGDYPGEMVAVMFYQSSRTIVNFILDSEPQDKDKVIEDGFQIIWGGLVK, encoded by the coding sequence ATGAAAAAACAGGTTGAAGATAAGAAAGCAGCCCTTCTGCAAGCGGCTTTGAAGCTTTTTAGTGAAAGAGGCTTCCACGGCACATCCACTGCCCAGATATCAAAAGAAGCAGGAGTAGCCACTGGCACGTTATTTAATTATTTTCCTACAAAAGAAGATCTTATCAATGGACTGTATTTTGAAATAAAAGGAGAATTAAGCCGTAAAATGGCGAAAGATGTCCAGGATCAGAATACACTTCACGACAAATTCAAGAAAATATGGTATAATCTAATTGAATGGGGACTTAACAACCAGGAGCATTTTCATTTTGTAAATCAGTTCTGCTCTTCACCTTACATAACAAACTATACCCGTGAAGTAGTCATGGATGAGTATCTTTTCTACCATGACCTTGTGAAAGAAGCTGTCACAAGCGGTGAACTCGGAGACTACCCTGGAGAAATGGTTGCTGTAATGTTCTATCAATCCAGCCGTACAATTGTGAATTTCATTCTTGATTCAGAACCACAGGATAAAGATAAGGTCATTGAAGATGGATTCCAGATCATCTGGGGTGGTCTGGTCAAATAA
- a CDS encoding DUF362 domain-containing protein, with amino-acid sequence MKKHITILLISILVFSLVAGCITDDSKSETDYETLEVNSNNFNEDSQATTATYGMVTEIPKVYMTTDISPEGLITVYEAMGRELTGNVAVKVHSGEPGSEDNNYLRPELIKDLVQQVNGTIVECNTAYGGGRAETAMHKQVMIDHGFTAIAPTDIMDEEGEMSLPVSKGEHLDEFIVGSHYSNYDSWLILSHFKGHAMGGFGGALKNVAIGIASANGKTSVHSAGAYDDVSRIWSAFSNIPQDDFLESMAEANGAFMDDVGDNAVYINVLNRISVDCDCVANPADPTMADIGIMASLDPVALDQACVDQIYAAPDGQDVIERIESRNGTHILDYAANLGLGSQEYELVILDA; translated from the coding sequence ATGAAAAAGCACATTACTATTTTGCTGATTTCCATTCTGGTGTTCTCTTTAGTTGCAGGATGTATCACTGACGACAGCAAATCAGAAACGGATTATGAAACACTTGAAGTAAATAGTAACAATTTCAATGAAGATTCACAGGCAACAACTGCTACGTATGGCATGGTAACTGAAATTCCTAAAGTCTACATGACCACTGATATCAGCCCGGAAGGCTTAATTACAGTTTACGAAGCAATGGGTCGTGAGCTTACCGGGAACGTTGCAGTAAAAGTCCATAGCGGAGAGCCAGGTAGTGAAGATAACAATTACCTTAGACCCGAACTGATAAAAGATCTGGTTCAACAAGTGAATGGCACTATTGTTGAATGCAATACTGCTTATGGTGGCGGCAGAGCTGAAACAGCAATGCATAAACAAGTGATGATAGATCATGGATTCACAGCTATTGCTCCAACAGACATAATGGATGAAGAAGGTGAAATGTCGCTTCCGGTAAGTAAAGGAGAACACCTTGATGAATTCATTGTTGGTTCACATTACTCAAATTATGACTCATGGTTAATTCTTTCTCACTTTAAAGGTCATGCAATGGGTGGCTTTGGCGGTGCCCTAAAGAATGTGGCAATTGGTATTGCGTCAGCTAATGGAAAAACAAGTGTCCACAGTGCAGGTGCTTATGATGATGTAAGTCGGATATGGAGCGCATTCAGTAATATTCCTCAGGATGACTTTCTGGAATCAATGGCAGAAGCCAATGGAGCATTCATGGATGATGTAGGAGATAATGCAGTCTACATAAATGTCTTAAACAGGATTTCTGTTGATTGTGATTGTGTTGCCAATCCGGCTGATCCGACTATGGCAGACATAGGAATCATGGCATCCCTTGACCCTGTTGCTCTTGACCAGGCATGTGTTGACCAGATATACGCAGCACCGGACGGACAGGATGTAATTGAGAGAATTGAATCAAGAAATGGTACACATATACTTGACTATGCAGCAAATCTTGGTCTGGGCAGTCAGGAATATGAATTGGTGATACTGGATGCTTGA
- a CDS encoding permease, with translation MLDLLQKEFIYLWYYSSVLFNQIAIYWVFGIFMGSVISVFGKEKIHKLFVSIQNKRLGIFGVIPASMLGIASPLCMFGTIPIAASFSQKGMRDDWLAAFMMSSILLNPQLLIYSAALGKTVFSIRLVLAIICGILAGLCVRLFFRDKGFFNFSTLVLPESRDTDPNMLMRLIKNIWRNLKATGGYFLLGILLSAMFQRYVSPDAFASLFGNQQGFGVLLAATIGVPLYVCGGGTIPLLLEWLRHGMTLGAAAAFMVTGPATKITNLGAVKIVLGKRQFSMYLAYTIVFAITTGIIIDIAL, from the coding sequence ATGCTTGATCTACTCCAGAAGGAGTTTATATATCTCTGGTATTATTCCAGCGTCCTGTTTAACCAGATCGCAATATACTGGGTATTTGGTATTTTCATGGGCTCAGTAATTTCGGTATTTGGCAAAGAGAAGATTCACAAGCTGTTTGTTTCAATACAGAACAAACGCCTTGGAATATTCGGGGTGATTCCTGCAAGCATGCTGGGAATTGCCTCCCCTCTTTGTATGTTTGGTACTATCCCTATTGCAGCTTCATTCTCTCAAAAAGGAATGAGAGATGACTGGTTAGCTGCATTCATGATGAGCTCTATTTTACTGAATCCTCAACTTCTCATTTATAGTGCTGCTCTTGGCAAAACAGTTTTTTCCATACGCTTAGTTTTAGCTATCATTTGTGGAATTCTGGCAGGGCTCTGTGTCAGGTTATTTTTCCGGGACAAAGGATTCTTTAATTTTTCAACTCTTGTACTACCGGAAAGCAGGGATACTGACCCAAATATGCTAATGCGCCTGATAAAGAACATATGGAGAAATCTCAAGGCAACCGGAGGGTATTTTCTTCTGGGAATCTTGCTTTCAGCAATGTTTCAACGCTATGTATCCCCTGATGCGTTTGCCAGCCTTTTTGGAAACCAGCAAGGATTTGGAGTATTATTGGCAGCAACCATAGGTGTACCCTTATACGTATGTGGCGGAGGTACTATCCCTTTACTGCTGGAATGGTTACGACATGGCATGACTCTGGGTGCAGCTGCAGCATTTATGGTTACCGGACCTGCAACTAAAATAACTAATCTTGGTGCTGTGAAAATAGTCCTGGGTAAAAGGCAATTCAGTATGTATCTGGCATATACAATCGTATTTGCGATCACAACAGGAATTATTATAGATATTGCTCTTTAA
- a CDS encoding MBL fold metallo-hydrolase: MIQKVKQIKLKKIVLHSFLLLVLFCAGIILFMNIAPAFGGDPTSEQKEAYQQLSNYVDGHFVNELPTSVFVDSSETPSANDSSGSEVVDRNPASPIPVSTIDWNQINRKNDSLTWLGHSAYLLSIDDKKLLLDPMLSPVASPVSFVGINRYEYSEDIMSNIIDEMPPIDAVFITHDHYDHMDYQSIVKLNSKASHFFVPLGCEAHLIRWGIPEEKITELNWWEETEYEGLTVVLTPSRHGSGRDLFSIDTTLWGGWIILGSKTRVYTSGDGGYGPHFEEIGNQYGPFDITLMEGAQYDQRWAEIHMIPEQAVQAHLDVNGETMMLMHWGAFTLANHAWNEPIERALEEANKREVNIIAPMIGETVLLDSELETSPTSWWDF; the protein is encoded by the coding sequence GTGATTCAAAAAGTAAAACAGATCAAACTCAAAAAGATCGTATTACATTCTTTCCTGCTTTTGGTACTATTTTGTGCAGGCATTATATTATTTATGAATATAGCTCCGGCTTTTGGCGGAGATCCAACATCTGAACAAAAAGAAGCATATCAACAATTAAGTAACTATGTTGATGGACATTTTGTAAATGAATTACCCACCAGTGTTTTTGTAGATTCATCAGAGACACCATCTGCAAATGATTCTTCAGGTTCCGAAGTTGTAGACCGTAATCCTGCAAGTCCGATCCCTGTTTCTACTATTGACTGGAACCAGATAAACCGTAAAAACGATAGCCTTACATGGTTGGGACACTCTGCTTACCTGCTTAGTATTGATGACAAAAAGCTATTGCTCGATCCGATGCTAAGTCCTGTTGCTTCACCGGTTTCATTTGTGGGAATTAACAGATATGAATATAGTGAAGATATCATGTCGAATATCATTGATGAAATGCCGCCAATTGATGCAGTTTTTATCACACATGACCATTACGATCACATGGACTACCAATCTATTGTAAAACTGAACAGTAAAGCATCGCATTTCTTTGTTCCTCTTGGATGCGAGGCTCATCTGATACGATGGGGTATTCCGGAGGAGAAGATCACGGAACTTAACTGGTGGGAAGAAACAGAGTATGAGGGTTTAACCGTTGTTTTGACACCATCAAGACATGGCTCAGGAAGAGATCTATTCAGCATTGATACCACACTATGGGGCGGATGGATCATCCTGGGAAGCAAAACCCGGGTATATACCAGCGGGGATGGCGGCTACGGTCCACACTTTGAGGAGATTGGAAACCAATACGGACCTTTTGACATTACATTGATGGAAGGTGCCCAATATGACCAGAGATGGGCTGAGATCCATATGATTCCGGAACAGGCAGTACAGGCTCATCTGGATGTAAATGGTGAGACCATGATGCTGATGCATTGGGGTGCATTTACGCTGGCTAATCATGCCTGGAATGAACCAATAGAAAGGGCGCTTGAAGAAGCAAACAAAAGAGAAGTGAACATAATTGCTCCAATGATCGGGGAGACGGTTCTGTTAGACTCAGAGTTGGAAACATCTCCAACTTCGTGGTGGGATTTCTGA
- a CDS encoding NAD(P)-dependent alcohol dehydrogenase, with protein MVENIQSKGYAGKDDSGKLSPWSFERRPVGDNDILIDIKYCGVCHSDIHQIKGHWGPQQYPQVPGHEIVGIVAAVGKNVTKFKVGDRAGVGCMVDSCMDCESCNNGEEHHCDKGETIMTYGYLEESSPTGISQGGYSQNIVVTEHFAIKIPDSIKLEDAAPLLCAGITTYSPLMKASIKKGDKVGVVGIGGLGHVAIKLAVSKGAEVYAFTTSESKKEDCLAFGAKQVIVVNSPEDMQPLRGKLDYMISTVPYAYDMSSYIDCVKPYGYFTQVGQPIGGELTINNFNMIFNRVNFNGSLIGGIPETQEVVDYCAENKIYPEIQMIEPEMINEVWEKVVNKEARYRYVIDMSALK; from the coding sequence ATGGTAGAAAATATTCAATCAAAGGGTTATGCTGGAAAAGACGATTCAGGAAAGTTATCTCCCTGGTCTTTTGAAAGAAGACCTGTAGGAGATAATGACATCCTAATTGACATCAAATACTGTGGAGTTTGTCATTCCGACATTCATCAGATCAAAGGACACTGGGGGCCACAACAATATCCACAGGTGCCTGGTCATGAAATTGTAGGTATTGTCGCTGCTGTCGGAAAGAATGTTACAAAATTCAAAGTAGGTGATCGTGCAGGTGTCGGGTGCATGGTTGACAGTTGTATGGACTGTGAAAGCTGTAACAATGGTGAAGAACATCATTGCGACAAGGGTGAAACCATAATGACATATGGTTATCTGGAAGAATCATCACCTACAGGTATAAGTCAGGGAGGATATTCCCAGAATATCGTTGTCACCGAGCATTTTGCGATAAAGATACCTGATTCTATTAAACTCGAGGATGCTGCTCCATTACTGTGTGCTGGTATTACTACATATTCACCTTTAATGAAAGCTAGTATCAAAAAAGGAGATAAAGTAGGAGTTGTAGGAATTGGCGGACTGGGACACGTAGCTATAAAACTAGCAGTATCAAAAGGTGCCGAAGTTTATGCCTTTACAACCAGTGAAAGCAAAAAGGAAGATTGTCTTGCATTCGGGGCAAAACAAGTCATTGTTGTTAATTCACCAGAAGACATGCAGCCATTAAGGGGTAAACTGGATTACATGATATCCACAGTTCCATATGCATACGATATGTCATCATACATTGACTGCGTAAAGCCATACGGATACTTCACCCAGGTAGGACAACCAATTGGAGGAGAACTCACAATTAACAACTTCAATATGATCTTCAACAGAGTGAACTTTAATGGATCACTTATTGGTGGAATCCCGGAAACTCAGGAAGTAGTTGATTATTGTGCGGAAAATAAGATCTATCCGGAAATTCAAATGATTGAACCTGAAATGATCAATGAGGTATGGGAGAAGGTCGTAAATAAAGAAGCTCGCTATCGATATGTAATTGACATGTCAGCTTTGAAATAA
- a CDS encoding flavodoxin, with protein MMNFNEEKCLIAYFSRADNNYVSGKIVNLTVGNTKLAAGMIHEITNGELFSIDTVQSYPKDYSATVNVAKKELNGNTRPELSSHVKDMESYNVVFLGYPNWLGTMPMPVFTFLEEYDFSGKTIVPFCTHEGSGMGRSENDIANLCPESTVLKGLAIHGSRVSSAKKDIEGWLESISSMS; from the coding sequence ATGATGAATTTTAATGAAGAAAAATGTCTGATAGCCTATTTTTCACGTGCTGACAATAACTATGTCAGTGGGAAGATAGTGAATCTGACGGTTGGTAACACAAAATTAGCAGCTGGCATGATCCATGAAATAACTAATGGTGAACTTTTTAGTATCGATACTGTACAATCCTATCCTAAGGATTATTCTGCAACCGTCAACGTGGCAAAAAAGGAATTGAATGGAAATACCAGACCTGAACTTTCCAGCCATGTGAAAGATATGGAATCTTATAATGTGGTATTTCTTGGTTACCCTAACTGGTTAGGAACCATGCCAATGCCGGTGTTCACATTCCTGGAAGAATACGACTTTTCGGGAAAGACCATTGTTCCATTCTGTACCCATGAAGGAAGTGGAATGGGTCGCAGTGAGAACGATATTGCAAATCTTTGCCCGGAATCAACAGTTTTGAAAGGACTTGCCATACACGGTTCACGTGTAAGTTCTGCAAAAAAGGATATTGAAGGCTGGTTGGAATCTATCAGCAGTATGTCTTGA
- a CDS encoding carboxymuconolactone decarboxylase family protein — protein sequence MSLSETAKKNVEELFPDCKSDLNVTDPELMEVFNNFAFDEVLSYGNLDTKTRTMVILSSLIASQTLSEYKVMLDGALNVGVTPVEVKELVYQSIPYVGFAKAVDFIHATNEILENRGIELPLEGQSTTSPETRFERGLEVQKQIFGPIIDKMYEAAPENQIHIQKYLSANCFGDYYTRKGLDVKTRELLTFSIILSLGGCEPQLKGHIIGNLSVGNDKETLLSTVTQLLPYIGYPRTLNAITCLNELIPE from the coding sequence ATGAGTTTAAGTGAAACAGCAAAAAAGAATGTTGAAGAATTGTTCCCTGATTGCAAGTCGGATTTGAATGTAACAGATCCGGAACTAATGGAAGTGTTCAATAATTTTGCATTTGATGAAGTGCTCAGCTATGGGAATTTAGATACAAAGACCAGAACGATGGTAATTCTGAGCTCTCTGATAGCTAGCCAGACCTTAAGTGAATATAAAGTAATGCTCGACGGCGCACTTAACGTTGGCGTGACTCCTGTCGAGGTAAAGGAGCTTGTATATCAATCCATACCTTATGTTGGATTTGCAAAAGCAGTTGATTTCATCCATGCCACCAATGAAATACTTGAAAACAGAGGGATTGAACTGCCACTGGAAGGCCAGTCTACAACTTCACCTGAAACACGATTTGAAAGGGGACTGGAAGTACAGAAGCAGATATTCGGCCCCATAATCGATAAAATGTACGAAGCAGCACCTGAAAACCAGATACATATTCAGAAATATCTGTCTGCAAACTGTTTTGGTGATTACTATACCAGAAAAGGTCTGGATGTAAAAACAAGAGAACTCCTTACATTTTCAATTATCCTCTCACTGGGTGGATGCGAACCTCAGTTAAAGGGACATATTATAGGTAATCTGAGTGTTGGAAACGATAAAGAAACGCTGCTCAGTACAGTTACACAGCTTTTGCCATATATCGGATATCCAAGAACCTTGAATGCGATTACATGTTTGAACGAATTGATTCCGGAATAA
- a CDS encoding sugar O-acetyltransferase, with the protein MDDLEIVPMSEKVLHRDIFERDKSGEAVSIDDPEFPKLKEVMLRTAELTTRLNTSFHDEDEVRILVSELIGSKVDESTRVTPPFYTDFGRNIKLGKNVFINHACTFMDRGGITIEDDTKIGPKANLITSNHPLDPARRKELISNPIWIKKNVWVGAAATILPGVTVGENFVIAAAAVVTQDVPPNTVVAGVPAKVIREL; encoded by the coding sequence ATGGATGATCTGGAGATAGTTCCAATGAGCGAAAAAGTGTTGCATAGAGATATTTTTGAACGTGATAAATCTGGAGAAGCAGTTTCTATAGATGATCCGGAATTTCCGAAATTGAAGGAAGTCATGCTTCGCACTGCAGAACTAACCACCAGACTGAACACTTCATTTCATGATGAAGATGAAGTTAGAATTCTGGTTAGTGAACTGATTGGTTCGAAGGTTGATGAATCCACCAGGGTAACTCCTCCATTCTATACCGATTTCGGACGGAATATCAAGCTCGGCAAAAATGTGTTTATCAATCATGCATGCACCTTTATGGATAGAGGTGGCATAACTATCGAGGATGACACCAAGATAGGACCAAAAGCCAATCTCATCACATCCAACCATCCACTTGATCCAGCCCGTAGAAAAGAATTGATATCAAATCCTATATGGATCAAAAAGAATGTATGGGTCGGTGCTGCTGCAACTATTCTACCCGGCGTAACTGTCGGAGAGAACTTTGTAATAGCAGCTGCAGCTGTCGTTACACAAGACGTTCCACCTAACACTGTTGTGGCTGGTGTACCGGCAAAGGTAATCAGAGAATTGTAA
- a CDS encoding alpha/beta hydrolase, which translates to MFIFAAGCIGNSDSKLEADTILANDTEQNTEEDNMVENNEQGRYDPGDLTFELSENVILEEVRFKNKFGAEVSGHLYVPVDINRSEKYPAIIVGTPYGGVKEQGAGLYAQELAQRGFVAMAFDESYNGNSGGEPRHISSPDLFVEDFSAAVDFIGTRDFVDREKIGVIGICGSGGFALTAAQVDPRIKAVATASMYDISSMFRDGFAYSLTDEQRAAALAQMAEQRWVDFENGSPLVPEGFPREPATEIPEGMDPVTSEFFEYYAMERGFHPNAGASFTATSGMSFMNFPLMNYIETISPRPILFIMGENAHSRYYTEEAYERAAEPKELVIVPGARHIDLYDGGDNDYIPFDKLESFFKENLN; encoded by the coding sequence ATGTTTATTTTTGCAGCAGGATGTATTGGTAATTCAGATAGCAAACTTGAAGCTGATACGATTTTAGCAAATGATACAGAACAAAATACAGAGGAAGATAACATGGTAGAAAATAACGAACAAGGAAGATATGATCCTGGAGATCTTACATTCGAACTAAGTGAAAACGTAATTTTAGAAGAAGTCAGATTCAAAAACAAATTTGGAGCTGAGGTTTCAGGACACTTATACGTACCTGTAGATATAAACAGGTCAGAAAAATATCCTGCAATTATTGTAGGAACACCTTACGGTGGAGTAAAGGAACAGGGAGCAGGGCTCTATGCTCAGGAACTGGCACAGAGAGGCTTTGTTGCCATGGCTTTCGATGAATCCTATAATGGAAACAGTGGTGGAGAACCAAGACATATCTCATCCCCGGACCTGTTTGTTGAAGACTTTAGTGCAGCGGTTGATTTCATCGGTACAAGAGACTTTGTAGACAGGGAGAAGATCGGAGTTATTGGAATTTGTGGCAGTGGAGGATTTGCACTTACTGCAGCCCAGGTTGACCCACGTATCAAAGCAGTTGCTACTGCAAGTATGTATGATATAAGTAGCATGTTCAGAGATGGATTCGCATATTCTTTGACCGATGAGCAGCGTGCTGCTGCATTAGCCCAGATGGCTGAGCAGAGATGGGTAGACTTCGAGAACGGAAGTCCATTGGTGCCTGAGGGATTCCCTCGTGAACCAGCAACAGAAATTCCAGAAGGAATGGATCCTGTTACAAGTGAATTCTTTGAATACTATGCTATGGAAAGAGGATTCCATCCAAATGCAGGAGCATCATTTACTGCAACAAGCGGTATGTCCTTTATGAACTTCCCTCTGATGAACTACATTGAGACAATTTCCCCAAGACCAATCCTTTTCATCATGGGAGAGAATGCTCACTCCAGGTATTATACTGAAGAAGCATATGAAAGAGCAGCTGAACCAAAAGAGCTGGTAATTGTTCCGGGTGCAAGACACATCGATCTGTACGATGGCGGAGACAATGACTATATTCCATTTGACAAGCTGGAATCATTCTTCAAAGAAAACCTGAACTAA
- a CDS encoding cyclophilin-like fold protein produces MITREIKNGTKINMHFGSTIIPGILNDSEPARELISRLPYTVRASRYEFDVCGVMDEPLSFGDEDLVPGWKNGDIDFTTQGDYFTILFANEENCYGEFVNLGVIDCDPSTMNSLNGSFDILIELA; encoded by the coding sequence ATGATAACTCGCGAGATTAAAAACGGAACAAAGATCAACATGCATTTTGGTAGCACGATCATTCCCGGAATACTAAATGACAGTGAACCTGCCAGGGAACTCATCAGCAGACTACCTTATACAGTCCGTGCCAGCAGATATGAGTTTGATGTTTGTGGTGTAATGGATGAACCATTGTCATTTGGTGACGAAGACCTGGTTCCCGGATGGAAAAATGGTGATATTGATTTCACCACACAGGGAGATTATTTTACCATTTTGTTTGCTAATGAAGAAAATTGCTATGGTGAATTTGTAAATCTTGGTGTTATTGACTGTGACCCTTCCACGATGAATTCATTAAATGGTAGCTTTGATATTTTGATAGAACTGGCCTGA
- a CDS encoding cupin domain-containing protein, translating to MKYMNKEEFEKANMFGTGVPNEMFAQYFIGNSFLNPLTKPGETPVFLANVTFEPGCRNNWHIHHAESGGGQMLICTAGEGWYQEEGKEAVSLHEGSVVYIPAGVKHWHGAKADSWFSHIAFEIPGENTRNEWLETVSDEEFNKL from the coding sequence ATGAAATACATGAATAAAGAAGAATTTGAAAAAGCAAATATGTTTGGAACTGGTGTGCCTAATGAAATGTTTGCACAATATTTCATAGGAAATTCTTTCCTGAATCCGTTGACAAAACCCGGAGAAACTCCTGTGTTCTTAGCAAATGTAACATTTGAACCAGGATGTCGTAATAACTGGCATATACATCATGCTGAGAGTGGTGGTGGACAGATGCTTATTTGCACTGCCGGAGAAGGCTGGTACCAGGAAGAAGGAAAAGAAGCAGTTAGTCTGCATGAAGGTTCTGTAGTATATATTCCAGCAGGAGTGAAGCATTGGCATGGTGCAAAGGCTGACAGTTGGTTCTCACATATTGCTTTTGAAATACCTGGAGAAAATACCCGGAACGAATGGCTAGAGACTGTTAGTGATGAGGAGTTCAATAAACTATAA